The nucleotide window TATCATCTCGTTTATACCAGAAATCACCGAGGAATTTTCCAAGCATATAGAAAAAGTTATTATAGACGATATGATAAGGGATACGGGAGTTTACGTAGCTACAGTTGAATTTAAATTTGATGGTGTAATAATTCAGAAAAGAATGATACCAAGTCATGCAATATTTCTTGCTATAATTTCAAATAAGCCGATTTTCGTTAAGAAAGGATTAGTTGATGAACAAGAAAAGGAAAGTAGAGAAGGACAACAAAAATTTTAGAATTGTTCATTTTACTATTACAATTACAACTTATTGCTTCTAATATTTTATAATGTTAGAATACAAAATAGTTACCTGACTGGCTTTTGCTTCTTACCCTTATATAACGCGTCTAGCGATACACCGTTTACCATTATAACCTTATACCTCACTCCAGGTAAGTCACCCATTGATCTACCTAATGTACCTCCAATTCCAGTAATTATAACTTCATCATGTTCATCAATGAAATTAACTCCACCGTCCCCAGGCACAAATGCAGTAACAACTCTGCCATTTCTT belongs to Saccharolobus solfataricus and includes:
- a CDS encoding bifunctional nuclease family protein; amino-acid sequence: MSLQPIKDEDYIKVNSVDAFFMPLHGIPTIVCYLEDGRQFYLFSVPAEIVIAINKTKGNKEEEFGDKRENIYDIISFIPEITEEFSKHIEKVIIDDMIRDTGVYVATVEFKFDGVIIQKRMIPSHAIFLAIISNKPIFVKKGLVDEQEKESREGQQKF